Sequence from the Silvibacterium dinghuense genome:
AGCACGCTGCATCCAGCGCATATCTTCTGCGCGATCCGACGTGAGTGCTTCCGTATCTGTCACCGCAGTTGATCCTTACCTGCTGCTCTAGCCCAGCAGCGACTCCACAAACGCTTCGCTGTCGAAAGGCAGCAGGTCGTCGATCTTCTCACCTACGCCGATGTAGCGCACCGGCAGCTTCAGCTCACGGGCAATCGCTACCGCAATGCCGCCTTTTGCCGTGCCATCCAGCTTGGTCAGCACAATGCCTGTCACTCCGGCTGACTCGGTGAAGAGCCGCGCCTGCTGCAAACCGTTCTGCCCGGTGGTCGCATCCAGCACCAGCAGCACTTCGTGGGGAGCATCGGGGATAAACCGCTGCGTGATACGCCGCATCTTGTCGAGCTCGTCCATCAGACCGGCCTTGGTATGCAGGCGTCCAGCCGTATCGACAATCAGGTAGTCCTTCTTGCGAGCGGTCGCGGCCTGCAATGCATCGAAGAGCACGGCTGAAGGATCGCCGCCCTGCTTCGAGCGGATCATCTCCACCCCGCTGCGCTGGCTCCAGACCTCGAGCTGTTCGATAGCCGCGGCACGAAAGGTATCGGCCGCGCACAGCAGCACGGATTTGTTCTGCGCGCGGAAATGTGCCGCCATCTTGCCGCTGGTCGTGGTCTTGCCCGTGCCGTTCACGCCCACCATCAGGATTACTTCCGGCGGATTCGCCACGGTGCGCGGAGGCCGCGCCTGCTCGTCGAGAATGGCCTTGAGCTGCTCCTTGAGCAGACTGCGCAGCTCTTCGCCATCGCGAATCTGCTGCCGCTTCGCGCGCTCGCGCAAGGCATCCAGGATTTCGGTCGTCACATTCACCCCGATATCCGAGGCGATCAGCGACATTTCCAGCTCTTCCAGGGCCGCATCGTCGACCGTCCGCGTCATCGAGAGCACAGTCTCGATGCGGTCCTCGAGGCTCTCCCGCGTGCGCGAGACGGCCTGCTTCATGCGGTCGAAAATGCTTGTTTTAGGCGGCTCTTCCAGGCTGCCGAAGAGGGTTTGAATCATGCTTCGGGTATCCTCAGACTCTTTCTCCGAGTGTACTACCCTGCGCCGGCCGGCTTTCTTTAGACCACCTGGGCGATACGGCGCCTGCGCACAATCGACGGCGCAGGCCGCAGGCTCCGCACCACGATCGTGCCCCGCTGCACCAGCGTCGCCAGCGCCTGCACCGCGTCCGCGTCATAGCGTGAGCCGGTCATCCGTCCCATCACCTGCAGCACATAGCGGGGATCCATCGCGGCCTGGTAGGGACGGGCCGTGGTCATTGCGTCAAAGCTGTCCGCCACGGCGATGATGCGCGCCATCATCGGAATCTCATCGTCTTTCAACCCGTACGGATATCCGGAGCCATCGAGCGCCTCATGATGCAGCTCGACACCGGGGATCAGGTCGTTCAGCGCCTCGATCGGGCGCAGGATCGACGCCCCCTTCACGGTGTGCGCCTTGATCATCTCGAACTCGTCCGGCGTCAGCGTATTTTCCTTGGTCAGAACCGAGTCTTCGATGCCCACGTTGCCGATGTCATGCAGCAGCGCCGCGAGCCGGATGCGCTCCACCTGCGTTGAGTCGAGCTTCATCTCGCGCGCGATCTCACCGGCGTAGAAGGCCACCCGCTCCGAATGTCCACGCATGTAGGGTGCCCGTTCATCGACGGCCCGGGCCAGCATGGCAATCAGGTCGACCAGCGAGGTGTAATGCCGCCGCGCCTCGCCCTGCCGCTCCTGGAAGCTGTCCTGGAGCGTCTGCAGCGCAT
This genomic interval carries:
- the ftsY gene encoding signal recognition particle-docking protein FtsY — translated: MIQTLFGSLEEPPKTSIFDRMKQAVSRTRESLEDRIETVLSMTRTVDDAALEELEMSLIASDIGVNVTTEILDALRERAKRQQIRDGEELRSLLKEQLKAILDEQARPPRTVANPPEVILMVGVNGTGKTTTSGKMAAHFRAQNKSVLLCAADTFRAAAIEQLEVWSQRSGVEMIRSKQGGDPSAVLFDALQAATARKKDYLIVDTAGRLHTKAGLMDELDKMRRITQRFIPDAPHEVLLVLDATTGQNGLQQARLFTESAGVTGIVLTKLDGTAKGGIAVAIARELKLPVRYIGVGEKIDDLLPFDSEAFVESLLG
- a CDS encoding HD-GYP domain-containing protein, which codes for MKPVHPFRWRLLLAIFCRYGAIALGALLLERAARHWPLPGWLPVVLALALALGVSVFLSWRTGRQSRNLAASIDSRSLHFAERQEEVLRDTPFAETARAWRHALQTLQDSFQERQGEARRHYTSLVDLIAMLARAVDERAPYMRGHSERVAFYAGEIAREMKLDSTQVERIRLAALLHDIGNVGIEDSVLTKENTLTPDEFEMIKAHTVKGASILRPIEALNDLIPGVELHHEALDGSGYPYGLKDDEIPMMARIIAVADSFDAMTTARPYQAAMDPRYVLQVMGRMTGSRYDADAVQALATLVQRGTIVVRSLRPAPSIVRRRRIAQVV